Part of the Mycolicibacterium mageritense genome is shown below.
TTCGTCGTGCGTGAGGTAGCCGGGCAGGTTGCGCAACCAGCCCGCCAGGCCGGGTGCCTTGGCGTCGACCATGCGTTTGGCGATCGGTTCACTCCAGCCGGCGTACGGGTCGGTGCTGATCCCGGCGATGCCGTTGCGGATCTGGTCCTCGATCCACCGGTCGAGCTGCTGCAAGCCCTCGGCAACGCTGCGCTGCCGCGCCGCCATGGTTTTCTCGCTGACCTCACGCGGCGCCTTCGGCGCGGCGGGCGTCGCCTCGATGGCGCCTGCCGGGGCCGCCGAGGCGTCGACGCTGCCGCCGCACCAGCGCAGCACCAGACCGACCACGTGCTTGCAGGGAAACTGCCGTGACGGGCACGAGCACTTGTACGTCGGGCCCACCAAATTGACCTGCACGCGGTACGGCGTCCGCCCGCTGCCCTGGAAGTCGCCCCACAGCAAGGTCTGGGTGGCACCCGTGTTGGACCAGCCGGCAGCGCCTGCGAGCTTCTGGCCCGCCGCGTAGGCCTTGCCGGCAAACTGCCGCACCTCGTCGGTGGACCATGCCGTGTTCTGGTCCACCCCGGTGCCCTTCCTGACGCGTCCTGACCCAGGCCAGCGTAGCCAGATCCGGCGACACGGTCTCCACAGGATCTTCACAAACGCTGCCCTTGGCCACCACAACCTGCACCTAGAGTCGGATTTGTGAAGCGAATCCTGGTGGTCGACGACGAGCCGACGATCCTGTCCGCGGTGGCCACCCGGCTGCGCGCCGAGGCGTTCGACGTCGAGACCGCCGTCGATGGACCATCGGCGGTAGCAACCGCCGCGGCGACCCAGCCGGATCTGGTGGTGCTCGACGTGATGCTGCCGGGCTTCGACGGGCTGGAGGTGTGCCGGCGCATCCAGGCCGAGCGGGCTGTGCCGGTGCTCATGTTGACGGCCCGCACCGACGAGACCGACATGCTGATCGGTCTCGGCATCGGTGCTGACGACTACCTGACCAAGCCGTTCAGCATGCGGGAACTGGTGGCCCGGGTCCGGGTCTTGCTGCGGCGCGTGGACCGCGCGGCCGGTGACCAGCCGCTGTCGGTGGGCGACTACCGCATCGACCTGGCCGAGCGACGGGTCCATCAGGGCGAGCAGGAGATCCACCTCACCCGAACCGAATTCGACCTGCTGGCGTTTCTGGCCGGCCGGCCCCGGGCCGCGGTGGCCCGGGAGACGCTGCTCGAACACGTCTGGGGGTGGGCTGCGGAGGTCGAAACCCGCACGGTCGACAGCCACGTCAAGGCGCTGCGCCGCAAGCTCGGGTCGGACCTGATCCGCACGGTGCACGGCGTCGGTTACTCACTGGAGACGCCGAAATGAGCAGTGTGGCCGAGCTGTGGGACCGGCTGCCCCGGCCGCTGGATCCGTTCGCATCGTTCAAGGTGAAGACCGGGCTCCTGGTCGGCGGGGCGATCCTGTTGGCGTCGTTCACGTTCTGGGTCGGTGCCAGCTGGCAGTTCCGGTACGCGCTGCTCGCCGCGCTCGCGACGTCATTGATCTTGACGCAGTTCCTCGCGCATGGCATGACCTCGCCGCTGCGGCAGATGACGACCGCCGCCCGCGCGATGGCGCAGGGCGACTACAGCATCCGGGTCCGGGCCACGTCGCGCGATGAAATCGGCCAGTTGGCAGTCGCATTCAATCAGATGGCGGCCGACCTCGGCGCCGCGGACGAATACCGGCGCGGCTTGATCGGCAACGTGTCCCACGAACTGCGCACGCCGATCACGGCCCTGCAGGCGGTGTTGGAGAACGTGGTCGACGGCGTTGCCGAACCGGACCCCGCGACCATGCGGATGGCGCTCGCACAGACCGAACGACTCGGTGAGCTGGTGACCAATCTGCTCGATCTCTCGCGCATCGAAGGCGGTGCGATCCCGTTGCAGATCAGCAGGTTCGAGGTCGACGAGTTCCTGCGGGACGCGGTTGAGCACGCCACGGTGGCGGCAGCCGACGTGACGGTGAGCGTTCGGGTGTCGCCGCCCGGTTTGCACGCTGTGGCCGACCCGGCCCGGCTGCGTCAGGTGGTGGTCAACTTGGTGGACAACGCTATTCGGCACAGCCCGCCCGGCGGGCGCGTCACCGTGCTGGCCGCCGCGGCAGGCACGTCCGGCCTGCGGTTGGAGGTGTGCGACGAGGGCCCCGGAATCCCGCCGGCCGAGCGCGAACGCGTGTTCCAGAGGTTCACCAGGGGTGCGACGTCCGACGGCGGGACGGGTCTCGGCCTGGCCATCGCCCGGTGGGCCGTCGAACTGCACGGCGGAACCATCGAAGTGTTGGACGCCCACGCGGGGTGCCGGATCAGGGTCACCGTCGGGGAACAGATGGAGGAGTCAGTATGACGACAGCGCCACCCGGGTATCCCGGGGTCCATCCGGTGATGGCCCCGCCACCCCTGATCGGGCCGGCGCTGCCGCGCTACGGCGAGCCGGGCTGGACCGTGTGGTCGCGCCGGATCTGGCCGATCGATCCGTTGGCGGCCGCGCCCCGGCGGGTGCTGGTGTTGGCCGGGGTCGCAGGCTTGATCGGTACCGCGCTGTGGCGGCCCTCGGTGCTCAGCATCGGCTATCTGCTGGTCGCTGTGCTGGTGTTCGGCGTGGTGTACGGCACCGCGGATCGCCGGCCGTCGAGGCTGGAACTGGCGGGGATCGCGTTGACCCTCGCGCTGTTCGCCGTCCCAGGGCTGCTGGCCGCGGACTGGCTCGGCGTGCTGTGCATCATGGCCGGGTGGATGCTCGGATGGTGCACGTTGTTCGGCGGTCACACGTGGACCGCGGTGTTCACCGGGCCCTTCATGGCGTGGGCGTTGCCCGCGCGGGTCACGCGCTGGGTCCAGCGGGCGCTGCCACGGCGGACGAACATTCCCAACCTCGGTCGCGTCGCCGTGGTCGTCGCGGTGACCGTGGTGCTGGTGCTGTTGTTCGGCGCCTTGTTCGCCGCGGCAGACCCGGCGTTCGCGCACCTGGCAGGCAGTCTGACACCCGCGCTGGACGGTGGTGAATTCATCGCTCGCACAGTGGTGTTCGCGATCGTGGTGGCGTTCGTGCTGGGCGGGGCGTATCTGATGCGGTTCGCCCCGAAGCTCGACGCGATGGCACCGCCGCCGATGCGGCCGGTGCCCCGGTGGGAGTGGGCGCTGCCGCTGGGCGTGCTCGACGCGCTGTTCATCGCTTTCGTCGTGGTGCAGGCCGCGGTGCTGTTCGGCGGGCACACGCATGTTCTGGAAACCGAGGGGCTGACGTACGCAGAGTACGCGCGGCAGGGTTTCTGGCAGTTGCTGTGGGTGTCCGCGCTGACCATGCTGGTGCTCGGCGCCGTGATCCGGGTGGCCTCGCGCGTCAGTGCCGCCGACCGCCGCGCATTGCGGGTGCTCGTCGGGATCTTGTGTGCCACTTCGGTTGTGGTGGTGATCTCCGCGATCCACCGCATGTGGCTGTATCAGCAGGCCTACGGTTTCAGCACCGACCGGCTCATGGTGGTGACGATCGAACTGTGGCTCGGCGTGGTGTTCCTGCTGGTGGCTGCGGCAGGCATCCGGATGTCGGCGCGCTGGCTGCCACGGGCCGTCCTCGTCGCCGGCGTGCTGGCCCTGCTGGGGTTGGCCGCCCTCAACCCCGAACGATTGGTCGCCGACCGCAACATCGACCGTTTCGAAGCGACCGGGCAGATCGATCTGGAGTACCTGTCCCGGTTGTCCTCGGACATCGACCCGGCGCTGCACCGGCTCCCGGAGCTGGTGCGGACGTGCGTGAAATCCCGGCCTGCGGAACAGGATTCCTGGTATACCTTCAACCTGTCGCGGGCGAAGGCCGACCGCCCGGTGGCCGTCGAACTGCCGCAATACTGCTCGGCGTACTGGGACACCGTCGCGATGCGGTAGCGCGCTGGAATCGCGGCGATTCAAAGGCTGTCGTCCCGTTGCGCGCCGGTCAAAAGTTGTCCCGAGTGGCATGTTTCGTACACGTAACGCCGAAGGGAAGACTGTGACCGCACTCGCCGTCGACGGCTCACCGAGAATCACACCGCTCGAGCCGGTCGAGCTCGATGCCGCCGCGCTGGGTTATCCAGCCGACAACACCGCCGCCATTCCGCCGCTGGCCAAACAGTGGGAGAGCCTCGATTTCCGTGAGATCCTCTCGAGGCCGGCCGCTTTCCTGTCGATCAGCCAATCCAATTCGCTGTACAAGCCGGGCGGGGTTCAGTACGCCGAGGGGCACGCCTTCCGGGGCAGTCTCGCTGCGACCGTCAAGGCGGTGAAAGCCGCACGTTCGGCACCGAATTTCGTGTCCTTCAACTGGATTGGATTCTCGGTGTTCCGCGAGGATTATCCGAAAACCGATTTCGACAAAGCACAGTACGCCGGGTGGACCGGTCACATCAACGCGACGCCTGAACAAATCGCCTGGGACAACGAGCTTGTCGGCGAACTGCGCGAGCTGGTCGAGCCCGGCGACAACGAGTTGTACGAGAAGGCCCTGCAGACGGCTTTCGTCGGTACGGACCTGCCCGGCGCGTTGAACCGGCAACGGGTTGAGGTCATCGTGCTCACCGGCATTCATCTCGACTGGTGCGTGGAAGGCAATGCCCGGGCCGCACGTGACCACGGCCTGCTGCCCATCGTGATCGGCGATGCGACCGGTGCCGTGCATCCCGACCACGAGCGCGCCGCGTTCGAACGGATCAACAACTTTTTCGCGCCGGTCATCACGTCCGACCAGTTCGTGGATTGGGTCGGCCGCTGATGGGGAACGTCGGATTGCTTCTGGTGGGTGTGGCACTGTTCGTGAACGGACTGGTGTCGGTCGGGGTGGTCAGCCCGCGAGGTGCTGCGCCACTGAACCTGTTCGTGGGTGCCGCCCAGGTGGTCCTGCCGACGCTGGTGCTCGTTCAATCGGCCGGTGAGCCGACCACCGTCAACGCGACCTGGCCGAGCTACTTGTTCGGCTTCACATATCTGTGGTTCGGCTTCATCCAGATCTTCGACATCGACCCACGCGGCTTCGGCTGGTACAGCTCCTTCGTTGCTGCCATAGCGCTTCTCTATGCCGTCAGGAGTATCGGCACCGATCCAGTGTTCGCGGTCATCTGGGCGACCTGGGCGATCATGTGGACGCTGTTCTTCGTGCTGCTCGGACTTGGCGTGACGAAGGCGGGCCGAGTCGATCTCGGGCACTTCACCGGGTGGTTTCTGGTCCTGTTGGGCGTTCCGACCTGCACGTTGTCGGGGCTCTTGCTGCTGAACGGGATCTGGCCGACCTCAGCGTATGCAGGGCTGAGCGCGCTGGCGCTGCTCGCATTCGCCGCGGTACTTTCCGCGGTATTGGCGCAGCGCAGCGCTCGCGAAGGCGCAGACGAATCTGCAGTCGAAGTCGCGCAAGCCACTGCGGTCGGTGGTGTCCCGCAGCCTGCATAGCCCCATAGCCCCGACGAGTCGCGGCGGGCCTCCCTCTTGGAGGCCCGCCCTTTTTTTGAACGCGGTGTCGCGAACCCAAACGTGACCTAGCAAGCGCTTGGTTGCTATGCTGTCGTCATGGCGCCGGAAACCTCCAGCCAGCCGGCAAGCAGGCGGGACGAGCTCCTTGAGCTCGCAGCGACGATGTTCGCCGAGCGCGGTCTGAAAGCAACGACCGTCCGCGATATCGCCGACTCCGCAGGCATCCTCTCGGGCAGTCTGTACCACCACTTCAAGTCCAAAGAACAAATGGTCGAAGAGGTGCTGCGGGACTTCCTGGACTGGCTGTTCGCCCGCTATCAGGTCATCGTGGACAGCGCGGCGACCCCCTTGGAGCGGCTCTCGGGCATGTTCATGACGTCTTTCGAGGCCATCGAGCACCGGCACGCGCAGGTGGTGATCTACCAGGACGAGGCCAAACGGTTGTCCGCGCAGCCACAGTTCGCGTTCGTCGAGGCGCGCAACAAAGAGCAGCGCAAGATGTGGATCGACATCCTGCAGCAGGGCATGGCCGACGGCTCGTTCCGGCCAGACCTCGACGTCGACCTGGTGTACCGATTCATCCGCGACACCACATGGGTCTCGGTCCGGTGGTATCAGCCCGGCGGACCACTCTCGGCCGAGCAGGTCGGGCGCCAATACCTCGCC
Proteins encoded:
- a CDS encoding AmiS/UreI family transporter; protein product: MGNVGLLLVGVALFVNGLVSVGVVSPRGAAPLNLFVGAAQVVLPTLVLVQSAGEPTTVNATWPSYLFGFTYLWFGFIQIFDIDPRGFGWYSSFVAAIALLYAVRSIGTDPVFAVIWATWAIMWTLFFVLLGLGVTKAGRVDLGHFTGWFLVLLGVPTCTLSGLLLLNGIWPTSAYAGLSALALLAFAAVLSAVLAQRSAREGADESAVEVAQATAVGGVPQPA
- the kstR2 gene encoding TetR family transcriptional regulator KstR2 translates to MAPETSSQPASRRDELLELAATMFAERGLKATTVRDIADSAGILSGSLYHHFKSKEQMVEEVLRDFLDWLFARYQVIVDSAATPLERLSGMFMTSFEAIEHRHAQVVIYQDEAKRLSAQPQFAFVEARNKEQRKMWIDILQQGMADGSFRPDLDVDLVYRFIRDTTWVSVRWYQPGGPLSAEQVGRQYLAIVLGGITLSKETNNA
- a CDS encoding HAMP domain-containing sensor histidine kinase yields the protein MAELWDRLPRPLDPFASFKVKTGLLVGGAILLASFTFWVGASWQFRYALLAALATSLILTQFLAHGMTSPLRQMTTAARAMAQGDYSIRVRATSRDEIGQLAVAFNQMAADLGAADEYRRGLIGNVSHELRTPITALQAVLENVVDGVAEPDPATMRMALAQTERLGELVTNLLDLSRIEGGAIPLQISRFEVDEFLRDAVEHATVAAADVTVSVRVSPPGLHAVADPARLRQVVVNLVDNAIRHSPPGGRVTVLAAAAGTSGLRLEVCDEGPGIPPAERERVFQRFTRGATSDGGTGLGLAIARWAVELHGGTIEVLDAHAGCRIRVTVGEQMEESV
- a CDS encoding response regulator transcription factor, with the translated sequence MKRILVVDDEPTILSAVATRLRAEAFDVETAVDGPSAVATAAATQPDLVVLDVMLPGFDGLEVCRRIQAERAVPVLMLTARTDETDMLIGLGIGADDYLTKPFSMRELVARVRVLLRRVDRAAGDQPLSVGDYRIDLAERRVHQGEQEIHLTRTEFDLLAFLAGRPRAAVARETLLEHVWGWAAEVETRTVDSHVKALRRKLGSDLIRTVHGVGYSLETPK
- a CDS encoding cysteine hydrolase; amino-acid sequence: MFRTRNAEGKTVTALAVDGSPRITPLEPVELDAAALGYPADNTAAIPPLAKQWESLDFREILSRPAAFLSISQSNSLYKPGGVQYAEGHAFRGSLAATVKAVKAARSAPNFVSFNWIGFSVFREDYPKTDFDKAQYAGWTGHINATPEQIAWDNELVGELRELVEPGDNELYEKALQTAFVGTDLPGALNRQRVEVIVLTGIHLDWCVEGNARAARDHGLLPIVIGDATGAVHPDHERAAFERINNFFAPVITSDQFVDWVGR
- a CDS encoding DUF4153 domain-containing protein, with amino-acid sequence MTTAPPGYPGVHPVMAPPPLIGPALPRYGEPGWTVWSRRIWPIDPLAAAPRRVLVLAGVAGLIGTALWRPSVLSIGYLLVAVLVFGVVYGTADRRPSRLELAGIALTLALFAVPGLLAADWLGVLCIMAGWMLGWCTLFGGHTWTAVFTGPFMAWALPARVTRWVQRALPRRTNIPNLGRVAVVVAVTVVLVLLFGALFAAADPAFAHLAGSLTPALDGGEFIARTVVFAIVVAFVLGGAYLMRFAPKLDAMAPPPMRPVPRWEWALPLGVLDALFIAFVVVQAAVLFGGHTHVLETEGLTYAEYARQGFWQLLWVSALTMLVLGAVIRVASRVSAADRRALRVLVGILCATSVVVVISAIHRMWLYQQAYGFSTDRLMVVTIELWLGVVFLLVAAAGIRMSARWLPRAVLVAGVLALLGLAALNPERLVADRNIDRFEATGQIDLEYLSRLSSDIDPALHRLPELVRTCVKSRPAEQDSWYTFNLSRAKADRPVAVELPQYCSAYWDTVAMR